Within the Opitutaceae bacterium TAV5 genome, the region GATCGAAGTTTCCGTCGCGGTCATGGACTTCCGTTTCTGCGGCGGCGCGATGGGCTCGGCGGCGGGTGAAAAGATCACCCGCGCCATCGAGATCGCCCTTCGCAAGAAAATCCCGTGCATCATTTTCAGCGCCTCCGGCGGCGCGCGCATGCAGGAAGGCATTTTTTCACTCATGCAGATGGCCAAGACCAGCGCCGCGCTCGGTCGCCTCGCCCAGGCCGGCCTGCCCTACATCTCCGTGCTCACGCACCCGACGATGGGCGGCGTGACGGCCAGCTTTGCCACGCTGGGTGACGTCAACATCGCGGAACCCGGCGCGCTGATCGGCTTTGCCGGCGCCCGCGTCATCAAGGACACCGTGAAGCAGACGCTGCCGCCCGGTTTCCAGACCGCCGAGTTTTTGCAGGGCAAGGGGCTGATCGACCTGATCGTCAGCCGCCTCGAGATGCGCGACCGGCTGCACGATGTGCTCGCGGCGCTTTACCAGAAAAAGAAAACCGGAACGCGTCGCTGAGCTGTCTTGCCTCCGGGTTTATGCGTTTCTCCGTGCAATCCATGGTTAAAAAAGAATCCGGTTCAGGCTTTGCCAACCTGTGAGTCTCATGTCACCCGACCCAGGCCGGAGTCCCTGGCGCTCTTACGCCGCCGTCCAGGATTATCTTTTCAGCCTCAAGGCCAAGGGTGTGTCGTTCGGTATCGACCGGATGCGCCACTTCGCCGCCGCGCTCGGCCATCCGGAGCGGGCGGTGCCGGTCATCCATATCGCGGGGACCAATGGCAAGGGCTCCGTCGCCGCCCTGATCGAGTCGATCCTGCGGGCCGCCGGCTACCGCACCGGCCTCTACACGTCGCCGCATCTGGTGCGCCTCGGCGAGCGTGTGCAGGTGGACCGCGTGCCGCTCACGGAGCAGGAAATCATGGCGTATGCCGCCGAACTGAAACCGCTGGCGGAGCGGCTCGGCGCGCAGTCGGACGAAGCGATGCCGAGCTTTTTCGAATTCATGACGGCGATGGCGTTCCTGCAATTTGCGCGCCGCCGCTGCGACGTGGCCATTATCGAAGTCGGCCTCGGCGGCCGGCTCGACGCCACCAACATCGTGCAGCCGGACTTGTGCGTGATCACCTCGATCGGCCTCGACCACTGCGAGATGCTCGGAGACACGCTGGAGAAAATCGCCGCCGAGAAAGCCGGCATCATCAAGCCGGGCATTCCCGTGGTGCTCGGCCACCTGCCGGCCGCGGCGGAGCGGGTGATCCGGGAGATCGCCGCCGCGCAGGAAAGCCCGGTGATGAGCGTGCGCGAGTTGTGGGGAGACGACCTCGCGCGCTATCCGGCCACCCGCCTCGAAGGCGATTACCAGCGGATCAACGCCGCCACCGCCATGCTGGCCTGCGGAGCCTGGGCGGGGGAGCGGCTGACCGAGGACGCCGTCGCGCGCGGCCTCGGCAACGTCCGCTGGGCCGGGCGCTGGGAACGCCGCCGGATCGGCGGCCGGTTGCTCGTGCTCGACGCCTCGCACAATCCGGAAGGCGCGCAGGTGCTCGACGCCAACCTTGCGCGGCTGCACGCGGAAACGGGCCGCAAGCCCGTCGTGATCACCGGTGTGCTCGGCACCTTGCGGGCGCGTCCGCTCCTGGAGACGATTGCGCGCCATGCGAGCGAGATTCACCTCGTGGTGCCGCAGCAGGCGCGGGCGTGCGGGTTTGCGCAACTGGAGGCGCTGGTGCCGGCCTCGTTTTCCGGGCCGGTGCGTCGCGGCACGGTCGAGGCGCTTTTCCCGTCGGCGGACGTCTGCGCGGCGGGGGGGCCGGACGACGTGATTGTGGTGACGGGATCGATTTACCTGCTGGGCGAAGTGCTCACCCGCCTCACGACGCCCGACGGGGTCGGGGAGGGGCGGTTGCAGGATTTCTGAAAAACGGATGTTACGCGGACGGTGACGTGGCACGTAACATCAGTGAAAAATTCGGTACGCATTCATTCGCAGTTGGTTTGTTTCTCAATTTTTCAGGAGTTCCCTTCATTTGAAATGCTCCGGAACAACGACACATGCCATGCCGGCGGCGCGGGCGGCGGCGATGCCTGCGGGACTGTCCTCAAACACCAGACAATCGGTCGGCGGAACACCAAGCCGTTCAGCGGTGGTGAAAAAGCAGTCGGGAGCGGGTTTCCCCTTCGTGTAATCTTCGGCGCAGACGATGACGTCGAAGAGATTTTTGATGCCGATGGCATCGAGCGTGATTTCGACAAATTCACGATAACCTCCGGAGCACACGGCAAGGAGGTGACCTCTTTCGTGAACCCGGCGGGCAATGGAGACGACTTCCTCGACGGGTTTCACTTCGTGGATGAGTTCAAGAAAATACCTCTCTTTGTGTTCCGCGGTTTCGGTGACGTCGAGTTGCAGGTGGTATTCGGCGTTGAGCGAGGTAACGATCTCGGCGCCGGGGCGTCCGCCCCAGCGATAAAACAGCTCGCGAGGAAAGTTTCTGCCTGCTTCGGCCACGACTTGCGCCCAGGCGCGGTAGTGCAGCGGCATCGTGTCGGCGAGGGTACCGTCGCAATCAAAAATGTAGCCGCCGAAATCACGGTCAGGAAGCTGGAGATGCAGGCTCATGACACCGGTTTGCTGCGGATTCTCGCAACGGTTTCGAGTTGGGCGCGCTGGCAGCGTTGTGGAGGCAGCCCTTTCAGGATCTGCTCCAGGTCATCGACCACCATCTGGCCCATCCAGGGCCAGATTTCATTGATATTACCAGCGCGGTGCGCCTGCAAAACCGTGTTGGGCGTGGAGCGGGCGCGATGGCCCGGGGGGACGGGTTCCTCGGGCCAGACATCGATCGCCGCGCGGATGTGGCCGGATGCGGCGGCATCCAGCAGTGCGTCGAAGTTCACAATACCGGCCCGGCTGGCGAGAACGACGATGCTTCCCTTGCTCATGCGGTTGAAATAGCGGGCGTCGATCCCCCCGGAATTCTCCGTCGTTGTGGCCGCCAGCAGGAAAACGACGGAGGCGCGCTGGAAACATTCCTCCAGCGATGCCGGAGTGACACCCGATTCACGAAGAACGGTCGGGTGTATCCACGGATCACAGACGAGTATTTCCCCGCCAAACGGCTTGAGCAGGGGAAGGAGTGCCCGGCCGAGGTTGCCAAAGCCCACCAGGGCGAGCGTTTTCCCGGAAAGAAGGAACGAGTCATGGTTGTCGCCTTCCCCGTAGAGGGTTTCCGTGCCGGAGCGAATGGCCGCATCCGCCTCATGGATACGCCGTGCCGAGGCCAATGCCAGGCCGAGCGCCATTTCGGCAACCGGCTTCGCAAAAACGGGGCCGGTGGAGAGCACGGGGATGCCGCGACGATGACATTCGATGTAGTCGATGTTGGGCAAAAAATTGCTCTCGACATTGAAGACGGCTTTCAGCTTTGGCGCGCGATCGAGGCGTTCTTTCGGTAGCGGGGACTGGCCGATGAGCGCCACGGCTTCGGGCAGATAACGGTCGATGTGCTCCGGCGGGGCGGGCGGGCCATCGTGCCAGATGACCTCGCCAAGTGATTCGAGGCGAGCCTTGGTCGCCGCGTCGAAAATCAGGTTCAGTGGACGCGGATGCGGATCGAAGAGTATGAGCGGGCGGACGGTTTTCATTAAAAATGGAGTGCAGGCAGCGTGTGGTTTTCCTGTTGCCCGCAGGGAATTGGACGGAATGGGGAGGAGGGAGAGGGTGGGCCGGTTATTCCGGCTGTTTCGGTGCTGGTTTTACTGGAGGATTTGCCAGAGTTGCTGGTTGGCGCCGGAGCTGTTCACGATGACGTCCTGGCGTCGGAGGCGTTTTACGTGCGCATCCCAAAAGGCGATGTTGGTTTTGCTGCCGTGCCGGTAAGCGACGGCTTTGGTGTAGTCCACGGGACCGGTCATAACGGACTTCATCACAGGGATGGATTCGACGTATTTGTCGGCACCGGTCTGGTCGATTTTCCAGTCCATGGCATCGGCCCAAGCGAGGGAGGTGGAGGGACGGGCAATTTCGTTTTGAGCGAATTGCCGGAAGGTGTAGCTGGAACTGTTTTTCCCGGTGCTGTTGTAGCCGTAGGAACGGGCGGCGTAGTTGCCGGGATTTTCCTCCGGGGAGTTGCCCGCGGCCACGCTGGTGGGGCAGAGAAACTTGACCGGCCATTTGGCCGCGGTCGTTTGCACGGGGGAGAGATAGCCATACAGGTTTTTGTTAACAACCCACTTTCGCTCCGGATGGTCGTCCAGACCCGGCCCGGAGACTTCAACGGGAGCGTATTTGCCTCCGTTGTCCTGCGAGTAAAGGATGTTGGCGAGTTGGATTTGGCGGAGGTTGCTGGCGCATTGCGCAGCGCGGGCGGATTCGCGGACTTTGCCAACGGTCGGAATAATGATCGCGGTCAGGATGCCGATGATGGCGACCACGGTGAGAAGTTCAATGAGCGTGAAACCGGCGGAGGTATCATGGAGGCGGATGGTTTTCATTGTGTGGTGGTTTTTTGGGTACGGAGCCGGAGCTGAGCTTCGTAGAGATTGGCGGGATTGGGAATCTGGCCGGTGCTTTCGATGCGGCATCCGGATTGGGCGCCGGCAGGGACTTGGTCGCCCCGGGTGCGATGCCAGTCGGGCTGCGATCCTTGCAGTCCAACGATGGCTCCTTGAGGCATGAGATCGGCCCAGCCGACGATGTAGTTGCTTCCGGAGGGCGAGCGAAGGTTCCAGTTAACGAAGCGGGCTCCCATGATCGGCCCGCCAAGGCCGCCGTGGAAACCGTCGTTGGTGACGAGGGTGATGTCGGTGAAGATGTTTTCGAAGGGTTCCCTGCGGTGCAAATCGAAGGTTCCGTGTTTGAGGTCGCCACGTGTCCAGACATTGCCGCTGCAATGGGAATCGCAGCTGAGGCCGTGCCAGGGCTGGCTGTCTATGCGGAAGTCGCTGATGAGGTTGTCATGGCTGCTGGAACGGGTGATGGTGCCGTGGTGATGCGCCTGGGTTTCGGGGCGGCTGGCGGTGAGGGTGAAGCGGGTGAGGGTGATATTTTTGGCCTGCGTAAGGTTGGGACCGCTGTCCATGTCGATCATGGTGACGTCGCGCAGCCAGCAGTGGATGGCGTTGTTGAAGTAGGGGGCGTTCCAGCCTTCTTCCTGATGGTGCATGGCGAATGTCCATGTGTAGGCGCGGTTGAAGCGTAGGGTGATGTTTTCGATGCCGCTTTCGCGGAGGAGGGTGCCCATGCGTTGGAGTGTGGGTTTCCATTCGGGGCGCACATCGAAGCGAAGTGGCTGGCGAAGCGTCAGCACGCCAGTCGCGGAATCATAAGCGGTGACTTCGACAGGCCAGGTGAGTGATTTTATGTCGGGCCAGGGCATGCCCCTGTGTTGTCCGGGAGGGGCGACCCAGGGAAAGGAGTCTGCCCACGGGCCGTCGCCCGCGAGGTGTTTGGCGAGAGAGTAATCAGCGGGATGGATCAACTGGAGGAGCACCATGTCGCCGGGGCGCGGGGCGGCGGCACCGCCGGGGGCGAGGATGAGGGTGCGGTCGCCTCGTCGTGATGGTTTGGTTACGTTGAATGTTTCTCCCGTGGTGAGCCAGCGGAATCGGTAGCTTTTACGATCGATGGGAGAATCGAGCGGG harbors:
- a CDS encoding haloacid dehalogenase, which translates into the protein MHLQLPDRDFGGYIFDCDGTLADTMPLHYRAWAQVVAEAGRNFPRELFYRWGGRPGAEIVTSLNAEYHLQLDVTETAEHKERYFLELIHEVKPVEEVVSIARRVHERGHLLAVCSGGYREFVEITLDAIGIKNLFDVIVCAEDYTKGKPAPDCFFTTAERLGVPPTDCLVFEDSPAGIAAARAAGMACVVVPEHFK
- a CDS encoding folylpolyglutamate synthase gives rise to the protein MSPDPGRSPWRSYAAVQDYLFSLKAKGVSFGIDRMRHFAAALGHPERAVPVIHIAGTNGKGSVAALIESILRAAGYRTGLYTSPHLVRLGERVQVDRVPLTEQEIMAYAAELKPLAERLGAQSDEAMPSFFEFMTAMAFLQFARRRCDVAIIEVGLGGRLDATNIVQPDLCVITSIGLDHCEMLGDTLEKIAAEKAGIIKPGIPVVLGHLPAAAERVIREIAAAQESPVMSVRELWGDDLARYPATRLEGDYQRINAATAMLACGAWAGERLTEDAVARGLGNVRWAGRWERRRIGGRLLVLDASHNPEGAQVLDANLARLHAETGRKPVVITGVLGTLRARPLLETIARHASEIHLVVPQQARACGFAQLEALVPASFSGPVRRGTVEALFPSADVCAAGGPDDVIVVTGSIYLLGEVLTRLTTPDGVGEGRLQDF
- a CDS encoding acetyl-CoA carboxylase subunit beta; protein product: MSLFSKPKYSTVVVKKKDIPKGLWTKCPVSGEVVFNKELEANLMVVPKSGYHFPLGARERIASLFDPGTFVEQNADVRSADPLRFVDSQPYPERIKRYERESGLPEAVICGLGQIGEIEVSVAVMDFRFCGGAMGSAAGEKITRAIEIALRKKIPCIIFSASGGARMQEGIFSLMQMAKTSAALGRLAQAGLPYISVLTHPTMGGVTASFATLGDVNIAEPGALIGFAGARVIKDTVKQTLPPGFQTAEFLQGKGLIDLIVSRLEMRDRLHDVLAALYQKKKTGTRR
- a CDS encoding hydroxyacid dehydrogenase; translation: MKTVRPLILFDPHPRPLNLIFDAATKARLESLGEVIWHDGPPAPPEHIDRYLPEAVALIGQSPLPKERLDRAPKLKAVFNVESNFLPNIDYIECHRRGIPVLSTGPVFAKPVAEMALGLALASARRIHEADAAIRSGTETLYGEGDNHDSFLLSGKTLALVGFGNLGRALLPLLKPFGGEILVCDPWIHPTVLRESGVTPASLEECFQRASVVFLLAATTTENSGGIDARYFNRMSKGSIVVLASRAGIVNFDALLDAAASGHIRAAIDVWPEEPVPPGHRARSTPNTVLQAHRAGNINEIWPWMGQMVVDDLEQILKGLPPQRCQRAQLETVARIRSKPVS